The following coding sequences lie in one Sedimentibacter sp. MB35-C1 genomic window:
- the ortB gene encoding 2-amino-4-oxopentanoate thiolase subunit OrtB, translating to MSKDMSYSAVMSRRPEIMKQAAGLDFSVFESGSIAFDYERMMREAGFSIEEIQKIQSDHGVGNTPIIELRNLTALARKMAPAGKGARIFIKDEAANASGSFKARRASTAVYQAWKLGYKGVVSATSGNYGAAVASQAAMYGLKCIVVQECYDSKGIGQPEIIEKARKCEALGAEVVQLTVGPELFYTFLAILEETGYFNASLYTPFAIAGVETLGYEIAMQFREKHGKDPDVVVCTNAGGGNLTGTARGLKKAGAESKIVAASVDLSGLHMASDSQFNRKSFTTGHTGFGMPFTTWPDRSDVPRSAARPLRYMDRYLTIRQGEVFYITEVLASLEGLEKGPAGNTALTAAFSLAQELDQDQMIVVQETEYTGAGKHIQPQLSFARQNGIEVKFGDPKDEVPGKNIILPSHPSLIKANDADLEHMRKSLIKNALKNYDVVPNDADIEFLAEETKTDKDYVKKVLETL from the coding sequence ATGAGTAAGGATATGAGCTATTCAGCGGTAATGAGCAGAAGGCCTGAGATAATGAAGCAGGCAGCAGGACTTGATTTCTCTGTATTTGAGAGCGGTTCTATAGCTTTTGACTACGAAAGAATGATGAGAGAGGCAGGATTTTCAATTGAAGAAATTCAAAAAATCCAATCAGATCACGGCGTTGGAAATACTCCCATAATAGAACTGAGAAATCTTACAGCATTAGCAAGAAAAATGGCACCGGCAGGAAAAGGCGCTAGAATATTTATAAAAGATGAAGCAGCAAATGCATCTGGTAGCTTTAAAGCAAGAAGAGCATCTACAGCAGTATATCAGGCATGGAAACTTGGATATAAAGGTGTTGTTTCAGCAACAAGCGGTAACTATGGTGCAGCAGTTGCATCACAGGCTGCAATGTATGGATTGAAATGTATAGTAGTTCAGGAGTGCTATGATTCTAAAGGAATTGGACAGCCTGAAATAATTGAAAAAGCTAGAAAATGTGAAGCACTGGGCGCAGAAGTAGTACAACTTACTGTAGGACCTGAATTATTCTACACATTCTTGGCTATACTTGAAGAAACAGGATATTTCAATGCATCACTTTATACACCATTTGCAATCGCAGGCGTTGAAACATTGGGATATGAAATAGCAATGCAGTTTAGAGAAAAGCACGGCAAGGACCCAGATGTGGTAGTTTGCACAAATGCCGGCGGAGGAAACTTGACTGGTACTGCAAGAGGGTTGAAAAAAGCAGGAGCTGAATCAAAAATAGTTGCAGCAAGTGTTGACTTGTCAGGATTGCATATGGCTTCTGACAGTCAGTTTAATAGAAAGTCATTTACAACTGGACATACAGGGTTTGGAATGCCATTTACAACATGGCCAGACAGATCAGATGTTCCTCGTTCAGCTGCAAGACCGTTAAGATACATGGATAGATATTTAACAATTCGTCAAGGCGAAGTATTTTATATAACCGAAGTTCTTGCAAGTCTTGAAGGACTGGAAAAAGGGCCTGCAGGAAATACTGCATTAACAGCTGCATTCTCTCTGGCACAGGAATTAGATCAGGATCAGATGATAGTTGTACAGGAAACTGAATACACTGGAGCAGGAAAGCATATACAGCCACAGCTTTCATTTGCAAGACAAAACGGAATAGAAGTAAAATTCGGGGATCCTAAAGATGAAGTTCCGGGTAAAAATATAATTCTTCCTTCACATCCGTCATTGATTAAAGCAAATGATGCAGACTTAGAACACATGAGAAAATCTCTTATTAAAAATGCTTTGAAAAACTATGATGTTGTACCAAATGATGCAGATATTGAGTTCCTTGCAGAGGAAACAAAGACAGATAAAGATTACGTAAAGAAAGTATTAGAGACTTTATAA
- the ortA gene encoding 2-amino-4-oxopentanoate thiolase subunit OrtA, with translation MIKKGEWVLIHRNILEPSQRAPQAPDDTKKVPLEMWVKGYLQDDANVGDEVTVITRTKRTEKGTLLEANPYYKHDFGTFVPELMKISDQVKDILFGGADNE, from the coding sequence ATGATTAAAAAAGGCGAATGGGTTTTAATACACAGAAATATATTAGAACCGTCACAAAGAGCACCTCAGGCTCCAGATGATACTAAAAAAGTTCCTCTGGAAATGTGGGTTAAAGGATATCTGCAAGATGACGCAAATGTAGGCGATGAAGTAACAGTTATTACAAGGACAAAACGTACAGAAAAAGGAACTTTGCTGGAAGCAAATCCGTACTATAAACATGACTTTGGCACATTTGTTCCTGAGCTAATGAAAATCAGCGATCAAGTGAAAGATATTTTATTTGGAGGTGCTGACAATGAGTAA
- a CDS encoding glycosyltransferase family 2 protein — protein MTLLSFISIFNLTIFIILTGFYFYQLFYVFVGLFRKSKIMYAENNNRYAVIIAARNESAVIGQLLKSLKKQDYPSSLVDVYVVADNCTDNTAEVAKNSGATVFERFNRQLVGKGYALDYAFKRILNSDEKYDAYFIFDADNLLDEKYISEMNKVFDNGYKIVTSYRNSKNYDTNWLSAGYSLWFLREAKYLNNSRMILNTGCAISGTGFMVSDEIIRKNNGWKHHLLTEDIEFSIDSAIHGEQIGYCGNAVLYDEQPYLFEQSWNQRLRWAKGFYQVFARYGLELLKNIFTKRSFYCYDMFVTICPALFLSLLNVSINLIFLTVGLINIEIYPEIIQETSGAIMMSVINSYSVLFVLGLITTVSEWKNINSTPWNKVKYMFTFPIFIFTYIPISIVALCKKIEWKPITHSIAKSIEEVRQ, from the coding sequence TAATATTAACAGGATTTTATTTTTATCAATTATTTTATGTATTTGTAGGTCTATTCAGAAAAAGTAAAATAATGTATGCTGAAAATAATAACAGATATGCTGTTATTATTGCAGCTAGGAATGAAAGTGCTGTTATAGGTCAATTATTAAAAAGCCTTAAAAAGCAGGATTATCCGTCCTCGCTTGTAGATGTTTACGTCGTTGCAGATAACTGCACCGATAATACTGCAGAAGTTGCCAAAAATTCAGGTGCAACTGTGTTTGAAAGGTTTAACAGACAACTTGTTGGAAAGGGATATGCCTTAGATTATGCATTTAAAAGGATATTGAACAGCGATGAAAAATATGACGCATATTTTATTTTTGATGCAGACAATCTGCTTGATGAAAAATATATTTCTGAAATGAACAAGGTATTTGATAACGGATATAAAATAGTAACAAGCTACAGAAACTCCAAAAATTATGACACCAACTGGCTTTCAGCAGGATATTCGTTATGGTTTTTGAGAGAAGCAAAGTACTTAAATAATTCGAGAATGATACTGAATACAGGATGTGCAATTTCGGGAACAGGATTTATGGTATCAGATGAAATTATAAGAAAGAATAATGGTTGGAAGCACCACTTGCTAACCGAAGACATAGAATTTTCTATCGACAGCGCCATTCATGGTGAACAGATAGGCTATTGCGGAAATGCAGTGCTGTACGATGAACAGCCTTATTTGTTTGAACAGTCATGGAATCAGAGACTTAGATGGGCAAAAGGTTTTTACCAGGTTTTTGCACGGTATGGTCTTGAACTGCTTAAGAACATTTTTACTAAAAGAAGCTTTTACTGCTACGATATGTTTGTAACTATATGCCCGGCATTATTTCTGTCTCTGCTGAACGTAAGTATAAATCTGATATTTCTTACTGTTGGTTTAATTAATATTGAAATATATCCGGAAATAATTCAGGAAACATCAGGAGCAATTATGATGTCCGTAATTAATTCTTATTCAGTTCTATTTGTATTGGGGTTAATTACAACAGTTTCAGAATGGAAAAACATAAATTCAACTCCATGGAACAAGGTTAAATATATGTTTACATTTCCAATATTTATTTTCACATATATTCCTATTTCAATAGTAGCTCTATGCAAGAAAATAGAATGGAAACCAATAACGCACAGCATTGCTAAATCTATTGAAGAAGTGCGACAATAA
- a CDS encoding ornithine aminomutase subunit alpha — MKRADDYEQRRAHLANLSDEELYERFWNLADKVVDPLLELGKKNTTPSVERSVLLRMGFSSLEVKPIVEGVMNKGLMGKGAGNVVWRLSQKLGCSVREAGLELANGRHWDDVESLF; from the coding sequence ATGAAAAGAGCCGACGATTATGAACAAAGAAGAGCTCATCTTGCGAATCTTTCAGATGAGGAATTATATGAAAGATTTTGGAATTTGGCAGATAAAGTAGTTGACCCGCTGCTGGAATTAGGAAAGAAAAATACAACCCCTTCTGTTGAAAGAAGTGTTTTGTTAAGAATGGGATTCTCAAGTCTTGAAGTTAAGCCTATTGTAGAAGGTGTTATGAACAAAGGGCTTATGGGCAAGGGTGCTGGAAACGTTGTTTGGAGATTATCTCAAAAACTGGGATGCTCAGTTCGTGAAGCAGGTTTAGAGCTTGCAAACGGAAGACATTGGGACGACGTAGAATCATTATTTTAA
- the oraE gene encoding D-ornithine 4,5-aminomutase subunit OraE, which yields MKLDPNKKIDIKELLKDLDKYEPRRRGWHWRDKRNEKRTVGDFEYHETSEGLKNSVPLPGSRGFGYIDPQPDCVITTEIASGRFEDDIRRMRMAAWHGADHLMVIRTAGQSHIDSLLEGTNQGIGGIMVTRKQVRASRKACDLIEDEVGRPINFHSYISGVAGPDIAVMFAEEGVNGAHQDPQYNVLYRNVNMVRSFVDACEAKKIMAWSDMLQIDGAHNANATAMKAWKVMPELMVQHAINSIFSRKVGIKPENIALSTVPPTAPPAPCMRLDLPYAVALRDFFREYKMRAQQNTKYMESDTREAAVTHTMNMMISRLTSADIQSTITPDEGRNVPWHYNNIAGVMTAKQSLTGMDGLREMVKLDREGPLGDKVRELKERAVLFMEEILEVGGFFKAVEQGFFVDSGEYPERNGDGIAREIEGGIGYGFVYERDEDYFAPVSVHYGYNNIPKQFKSASEAIGGDTFEDRSKIQYIDELDENDNVNVRLKEVEKYYDTNLVKPEVEWRADGTVLLSIFLPLDERTAEFAAMKCGEKMGLEDVTVVHKQCMHPSEGTYCEVKGRVNFDIDINELVIPEKPEVLSEQEIRDDIQEKPMFIVAATVGEDEHSVGLKETLDIKHGGIEKFGIKYEYLGTSCPVEKLVDAAIETNADAILLSTIITHDDVHIKNMKKIHDLCIEKGIREKVMIICGGTQVTNEIALEAGLDAGFGRGTHGIDVASFLVKRRREMN from the coding sequence ATGAAGCTAGATCCTAACAAGAAGATAGATATTAAAGAATTATTGAAAGACTTAGATAAATATGAGCCTAGAAGACGCGGATGGCATTGGAGAGATAAAAGAAATGAAAAAAGGACAGTAGGAGATTTCGAATATCACGAAACATCCGAAGGCCTGAAGAATTCTGTTCCGCTGCCTGGCAGCAGAGGTTTCGGATATATAGACCCTCAGCCTGATTGCGTTATAACTACGGAAATTGCTTCAGGAAGATTTGAAGATGATATAAGAAGAATGCGTATGGCTGCATGGCACGGTGCTGATCATCTAATGGTTATCAGAACAGCAGGACAGTCACATATAGATTCACTGCTGGAAGGAACAAACCAGGGTATAGGCGGTATCATGGTAACTAGAAAGCAGGTAAGAGCAAGCAGAAAAGCATGCGATTTGATTGAAGATGAAGTAGGGCGCCCTATTAATTTCCATTCATATATTTCAGGAGTCGCAGGTCCTGATATTGCGGTTATGTTTGCTGAAGAAGGAGTTAACGGTGCACACCAGGACCCTCAGTACAATGTTCTGTACAGAAATGTAAACATGGTAAGAAGCTTTGTTGACGCATGTGAGGCAAAGAAAATAATGGCTTGGTCTGATATGCTTCAAATAGATGGAGCGCACAATGCAAATGCAACTGCTATGAAAGCATGGAAAGTAATGCCTGAATTAATGGTTCAGCATGCTATTAACTCAATATTCTCAAGAAAAGTAGGTATTAAGCCTGAAAATATAGCATTGTCTACAGTACCGCCGACTGCTCCTCCGGCACCGTGTATGAGACTGGATCTTCCGTATGCTGTGGCACTGCGTGATTTCTTCAGAGAATACAAGATGAGAGCTCAGCAAAATACGAAATATATGGAATCAGATACTCGTGAGGCGGCTGTTACTCACACGATGAACATGATGATATCAAGATTAACAAGTGCAGATATCCAGTCGACAATAACTCCTGACGAAGGAAGAAACGTTCCTTGGCATTATAACAATATTGCAGGTGTTATGACTGCAAAACAGTCTCTTACAGGTATGGACGGCTTAAGAGAAATGGTTAAGTTGGACAGAGAAGGACCGTTGGGAGATAAGGTTCGTGAACTTAAGGAGAGAGCAGTATTGTTCATGGAAGAAATCCTTGAGGTAGGCGGATTCTTTAAAGCAGTTGAACAAGGATTCTTTGTTGACAGCGGTGAGTATCCTGAAAGAAACGGAGACGGTATTGCCAGAGAAATTGAAGGCGGAATAGGATACGGCTTTGTTTATGAAAGAGATGAGGATTATTTTGCTCCAGTATCTGTTCACTATGGGTACAATAACATTCCTAAGCAATTTAAGAGCGCAAGTGAAGCAATAGGCGGAGACACATTTGAAGACCGCTCTAAAATTCAATATATAGATGAGCTGGATGAAAATGACAATGTTAATGTAAGACTTAAAGAAGTTGAAAAATACTATGATACAAATCTTGTTAAACCTGAAGTTGAATGGAGAGCTGATGGAACTGTGCTTCTTTCTATATTCCTGCCTTTGGATGAAAGGACGGCTGAGTTTGCTGCAATGAAGTGTGGAGAAAAAATGGGACTTGAAGATGTAACTGTTGTACACAAGCAATGCATGCATCCTTCAGAAGGAACATATTGCGAAGTTAAAGGAAGAGTAAACTTCGATATAGATATAAATGAACTTGTAATTCCGGAAAAACCTGAAGTGCTTTCAGAGCAGGAAATAAGAGATGACATTCAGGAAAAACCGATGTTTATAGTTGCTGCAACAGTCGGAGAAGATGAGCATTCCGTAGGTTTGAAGGAAACTCTCGATATCAAGCACGGTGGAATTGAGAAATTTGGAATCAAGTATGAATATCTTGGAACATCATGCCCGGTTGAGAAACTTGTGGATGCCGCAATAGAAACTAATGCTGATGCAATATTGTTAAGTACAATAATAACTCATGACGATGTTCACATTAAGAACATGAAGAAGATTCATGACTTGTGCATAGAAAAAGGTATCAGAGAAAAAGTTATGATAATTTGCGGAGGAACTCAGGTAACAAATGAAATAGCTTTGGAAGCCGGACTTGATGCAGGATTTGGAAGAGGAACACACGGTATAGATGTTGCAAGTTTCTTAGTAAAAAGAAGAAGGGAAATGAATTAA
- the orr gene encoding ornithine racemase Orr, giving the protein MYPRLVIDLKKLKNNLDKTIELVKGSGCSLMIVTKVYCADMEIYKMLEESKIDYFADSRIQNLKKYEGTKKGRVLLRLPMMSEAEETVRYSDISLNSEIETIKRLNEAAAEQNKKHKILLMIDLGDLREGIFYKNEDEIYNAVEEILKLKNIELYGVGVNLTCYGAVIPQKENLSILVETSDKIEKKFGIRLQMISGGNSSSVHLIGKNELPEGINNLRVGEAFALGDETAYSQMLDGFYDDAFTLEAEIIELKEKQSVPIGEIGVDAFGNKPFYEDLGVIKRAIIAVGRQDVDPDNLHPIDSKISVLGASSDHLLLNVNESDRNYKVGDIIKFKLSYSSLLRAATSSAYVDRVYIR; this is encoded by the coding sequence ATGTATCCCAGATTGGTAATAGATTTAAAAAAATTGAAAAATAATCTGGATAAAACTATTGAATTGGTAAAAGGTTCAGGCTGTTCTCTCATGATAGTGACAAAAGTTTATTGTGCAGATATGGAGATATACAAAATGCTGGAGGAATCAAAAATTGATTACTTCGCCGATTCAAGAATCCAAAATCTGAAAAAATATGAAGGAACAAAAAAAGGAAGAGTGCTTTTAAGACTTCCCATGATGTCCGAAGCAGAAGAAACAGTTCGTTATTCTGATATCTCTTTGAATTCAGAAATTGAAACAATCAAAAGATTAAATGAAGCAGCAGCTGAACAGAATAAAAAACATAAGATACTTCTGATGATAGATTTGGGAGATTTAAGAGAAGGAATTTTCTATAAAAATGAAGACGAAATTTACAATGCGGTTGAGGAAATACTTAAGCTGAAAAATATTGAGCTTTACGGCGTTGGTGTTAATCTTACATGCTACGGTGCAGTAATACCTCAAAAGGAAAACTTGTCTATATTGGTTGAAACGTCAGATAAAATAGAGAAAAAGTTTGGAATAAGGCTTCAGATGATTTCAGGAGGAAACTCAAGTTCGGTTCATCTGATAGGAAAAAATGAGCTTCCGGAAGGAATTAATAATTTGAGAGTGGGAGAGGCATTCGCTCTGGGAGATGAAACCGCGTACAGCCAAATGCTGGACGGTTTCTATGACGATGCTTTTACATTGGAAGCGGAAATAATTGAATTGAAGGAAAAGCAATCAGTCCCTATCGGAGAGATAGGTGTGGATGCATTTGGAAACAAGCCTTTTTACGAAGATCTTGGAGTAATCAAGAGAGCCATAATAGCAGTAGGAAGACAGGACGTTGATCCTGACAACCTGCATCCTATAGACTCTAAAATATCCGTACTGGGTGCAAGCTCTGACCATTTGCTTTTAAATGTAAACGAATCTGATAGAAATTACAAGGTCGGAGATATAATTAAATTCAAACTAAGCTACTCAAGCCTTTTAAGAGCGGCTACAAGCAGCGCATATGTGGATAGAGTCTATATAAGATAG
- a CDS encoding GlmL-related ornithine degradation protein, with protein MKVDVLVAEIGSTTTVVNAFNGIGIDPVFIGQGQAPTSVLEGDVTVGLKGAIDSLTRNLQADEITWDDMLATSSAAGGLKMTVHGLVYDMTVRAAKEAALGAGGIIKMITSGRMRRTDLKKIQEIMPNIILVAGGVDYGERETALHNLEKILSMNLNIPIIYAGNVENQDEVRLMCEEAGNQVYIVENVYPKIDTLVVEPTRKIIQDAFEEHIIHAPGMSKVRDLVKGPIIPTPGAVMEAAKVLKDNLGDLVVFDVGGATTDVHSVTAGSEEVNSILISPEPEAKRTVEGDLGVFVNVSHVVEKIGIDKLRQEFPNCDEILERYKPIPETDREKQFVERLTLEAVLTSLERHAGHLRYFYTASGKKTVAEGKDLTVIKYVIGTGGALTRLPNKKKILEKVKNHSKEQELYPKQTAKILIDEDYILSSLGVLAKSYPKDALRLMKKSLRIGE; from the coding sequence TTGAAAGTTGATGTATTGGTAGCTGAAATAGGCAGCACCACTACAGTAGTCAACGCATTCAATGGAATAGGCATTGACCCTGTCTTTATAGGACAGGGTCAGGCACCTACATCCGTCCTGGAGGGAGATGTAACGGTCGGGCTTAAAGGAGCTATTGATTCCTTAACCAGAAATCTGCAAGCGGATGAAATAACATGGGATGATATGTTGGCTACAAGCAGTGCTGCAGGCGGATTAAAAATGACAGTACACGGCCTGGTATATGACATGACTGTCAGAGCGGCAAAGGAAGCCGCGCTTGGAGCCGGAGGAATTATAAAAATGATTACCTCAGGTAGAATGAGAAGGACGGATCTTAAAAAAATACAGGAAATTATGCCTAATATTATTCTTGTCGCCGGGGGAGTGGATTACGGTGAAAGAGAAACGGCGCTTCATAATCTGGAGAAGATTCTTTCGATGAATTTAAACATTCCTATAATATATGCAGGAAATGTTGAGAATCAGGATGAAGTTAGACTTATGTGCGAGGAAGCCGGAAATCAGGTTTATATTGTTGAAAATGTATATCCTAAAATAGATACGCTTGTAGTTGAACCTACAAGAAAAATAATTCAAGATGCTTTTGAAGAGCATATTATTCATGCTCCGGGAATGTCGAAAGTTAGAGATCTTGTTAAAGGTCCTATAATTCCTACACCGGGAGCTGTAATGGAAGCAGCCAAAGTATTGAAGGATAACTTGGGAGATTTGGTTGTGTTTGATGTGGGTGGAGCAACGACGGATGTCCATTCTGTAACTGCAGGGAGTGAAGAGGTCAATTCGATTTTAATCAGTCCCGAACCGGAAGCAAAGCGTACAGTGGAGGGAGATTTAGGTGTATTTGTCAATGTTAGCCACGTTGTCGAAAAAATAGGAATTGACAAGCTGAGACAAGAATTTCCTAACTGTGATGAAATTTTAGAAAGATACAAGCCAATACCAGAGACAGACAGAGAAAAGCAGTTTGTTGAAAGACTGACTCTTGAAGCTGTTTTAACTTCACTGGAAAGACATGCAGGGCATTTGAGATATTTTTATACGGCATCTGGTAAAAAGACTGTTGCTGAGGGAAAAGATCTTACGGTAATAAAATATGTAATTGGTACCGGCGGAGCTCTAACAAGGTTACCGAATAAAAAGAAAATACTGGAGAAGGTAAAAAATCACAGCAAGGAGCAGGAACTATATCCTAAACAGACAGCAAAAATATTAATAGACGAAGATTATATACTGTCATCTTTAGGAGTACTTGCAAAAAGTTATCCCAAGGATGCCTTGAGATTAATGAAAAAAAGCTTAAGAATAGGAGAATGA
- the ord gene encoding 2,4-diaminopentanoate dehydrogenase gives MQNVKVIIWGLGAMGSGMAKMLLNKKGVDIVGAVGRGAKIGKSMYEIIGVEKGDRPEVLIGSPEDVIKEKAADVVLCCTDSYTKVAFERLKFVLERKINVVSSAEEMSYPQAQSPEHAKKLDEIAKANGVSILGTGINPGLIMDLLVVVMTGCCESVDHVISRRVNSLSPFGPTVMQEQGIGITADEFNKGVETGHLAGHVGFHESISMIADAIGWKVDKITTSMEPIVTDVDRKSPYGFAAAGNVAGVAMKGFGYVDGELKLEMDHPQQIEPEQVGVQTGDYVIIKGTPNINMVNSPEVPGGIGTIAMCVNMIPQIINAKPGLRSMIDLPVPRAIMGDMRDLIDPECKIVK, from the coding sequence ATGCAGAATGTAAAAGTAATTATTTGGGGCCTTGGAGCAATGGGTTCTGGTATGGCTAAAATGTTATTAAACAAAAAAGGTGTTGATATCGTAGGTGCAGTAGGCAGAGGAGCAAAAATCGGTAAAAGCATGTATGAAATAATAGGAGTTGAAAAAGGAGACAGACCGGAAGTTTTAATAGGCTCTCCTGAAGATGTTATCAAGGAAAAGGCTGCAGACGTTGTTTTGTGCTGTACTGACTCTTATACCAAAGTTGCTTTCGAAAGACTTAAATTTGTTTTAGAAAGAAAAATTAACGTTGTATCGAGTGCTGAAGAAATGTCATACCCACAGGCTCAATCTCCTGAGCATGCTAAGAAATTAGATGAAATAGCAAAAGCAAACGGAGTTTCAATACTTGGTACAGGAATTAACCCTGGCTTAATTATGGACCTGCTTGTTGTTGTTATGACAGGTTGCTGTGAATCAGTTGACCACGTAATTTCAAGAAGAGTTAACAGCTTGTCTCCGTTTGGACCAACTGTTATGCAGGAACAAGGTATAGGAATCACAGCTGATGAATTCAATAAAGGCGTTGAAACAGGTCACTTAGCAGGGCATGTAGGATTCCATGAATCAATTAGTATGATTGCTGATGCTATAGGTTGGAAAGTAGACAAAATAACTACTTCAATGGAACCTATAGTTACAGATGTTGATAGAAAATCTCCTTATGGCTTTGCAGCAGCTGGAAATGTTGCTGGCGTTGCAATGAAAGGTTTTGGATACGTTGACGGAGAATTAAAACTTGAGATGGATCATCCACAGCAGATTGAGCCAGAACAGGTTGGAGTACAGACAGGTGATTATGTAATAATTAAGGGAACACCAAATATTAACATGGTAAATTCACCTGAAGTTCCAGGAGGAATAGGTACAATTGCAATGTGCGTAAACATGATACCTCAGATAATCAATGCAAAACCAGGATTAAGATCAATGATTGATCTGCCTGTTCCAAGAGCTATTATGGGTGATATGAGAGATTTAATAGATCCTGAATGCAAAATAGTTAAATAA
- a CDS encoding sigma-54-dependent Fis family transcriptional regulator produces the protein MKAKEYLFIMQKILHYTDEGVHVLDNSGNTIIYNEAMSKLEKMETKEVMKKPFGEVFKNLDVDNSTLLKALNSRVTTSDLKQTYLNKDGREITTINTTFPVVINDEVIAVVEVAKNITKMTEMSHTILKLQNEIGKPETAKTKRIRKYNFNNIVGSSNNFINVIEKAKKASKNSASVFIFGETGTGKELIAQSIHYEGVRKDKPFIAQNCAALPESLLEGLLFGTSKGGFTGAMDRSGLFEQANGGTLLLDEINSMPYELQAKLLRVLQENYIRRVGGTRDIPIDVRIISTSNEPPEVILKNGKIRKDLFYRLNVIQLNVPPLRQRKDDIMMLVNMFIHKYNDRLNKEILSIEKDAQENLLKYNYPGNVRELENIVMAAISMTDDNERILKLNHFNVLDADREYSNVDHEMDDEGIDEYLSNLEKCIIEKALRNNNNNITKAAEALKIKRQTLQHKIKKYEIMQ, from the coding sequence ATGAAGGCTAAAGAATATTTGTTTATAATGCAAAAAATTTTGCACTATACAGATGAAGGTGTTCATGTTTTGGATAATAGTGGCAATACAATAATATATAACGAAGCAATGTCTAAGCTTGAAAAAATGGAAACCAAGGAAGTAATGAAAAAACCCTTCGGAGAAGTGTTCAAAAATCTGGATGTAGATAACAGCACACTGCTTAAGGCGCTTAACTCTCGTGTTACTACGTCGGATCTTAAGCAAACTTATCTTAACAAGGACGGAAGAGAAATAACAACTATCAATACAACATTTCCGGTTGTAATTAATGACGAAGTTATTGCAGTTGTTGAAGTAGCTAAAAACATAACAAAAATGACCGAAATGTCTCATACTATCTTAAAGCTACAAAATGAAATCGGCAAGCCGGAAACCGCTAAAACTAAAAGAATCAGGAAGTATAATTTTAATAATATAGTTGGGAGCAGCAACAATTTCATTAACGTAATAGAGAAGGCAAAAAAAGCATCAAAAAATTCGGCTTCGGTATTCATATTCGGAGAAACAGGCACTGGTAAGGAGCTCATAGCTCAGAGCATCCACTATGAAGGCGTTAGAAAGGATAAACCTTTTATAGCGCAGAATTGCGCAGCTCTTCCAGAGTCATTGCTTGAGGGGCTTTTGTTTGGTACGTCTAAAGGAGGATTTACCGGCGCTATGGACAGGTCTGGGCTTTTTGAGCAGGCTAACGGTGGCACATTGTTGCTTGATGAGATAAATTCAATGCCGTATGAACTTCAGGCTAAACTTTTAAGAGTTTTGCAGGAAAATTACATCAGAAGAGTTGGTGGTACAAGAGATATACCAATAGATGTAAGAATAATTTCCACTAGCAATGAACCACCGGAAGTAATATTGAAAAATGGCAAAATAAGAAAGGACTTGTTTTACAGATTAAATGTAATTCAGCTGAATGTTCCGCCACTTCGTCAACGCAAGGATGACATTATGATGCTTGTAAATATGTTTATTCACAAATACAATGACAGGTTAAATAAAGAAATATTGTCTATAGAGAAGGACGCACAGGAAAATCTTTTGAAATATAACTATCCCGGCAATGTCAGGGAACTTGAAAATATTGTTATGGCTGCTATAAGCATGACAGATGATAATGAAAGAATATTGAAGCTAAACCACTTTAATGTGCTTGATGCAGATAGAGAGTATTCGAATGTTGATCACGAAATGGATGATGAGGGCATCGATGAATACTTAAGTAACTTGGAAAAATGTATAATTGAAAAAGCTTTGAGAAATAACAACAATAATATAACAAAAGCAGCTGAGGCGTTGAAAATTAAGCGGCAAACGCTTCAACATAAAATAAAGAAATATGAAATAATGCAATAA